From a single Bacillus pumilus genomic region:
- a CDS encoding DNA sulfur modification protein DndB, whose translation MNKLVIFDNEKDALLNETIEMLLQKNKHDKNFRERLQNVLSHKGVSPGETMNLIIRFGRKEGLQKEEKYLLASGIYEVTKDEKINPVNYFPERIIQEIETTWEGFSQNKDNELNFPITFENVTKVDDNNFTFLLKRSEIANMYENHLLQYNPRTQRTSETKNFEFLSGEIPIPELNQNAVEQISQKAMDGTLISSTLIFNARFGSSSEGIEISYDPNERSLTVMTDTLVDVIDGYHRIVGISKAVRSGSFDDKFMKVDFYNVTQKVARQLFGQHNTMTPVRLSKLKEMNEENPVNKVVTHIRDNSVIGQRISLDHDVITTHSDYLYSLNEVANAVEATKFPKLLKDQIAVRKIGIFLVEFFDEVTELYYEEFLGDKFEQAQKTIVINKNILVGLMEIAYYMYTSGISAKMTQQIIIKKGFNFNRNNPELSKYKVLNKKNEVTHSKNHILKYVKDKLNKVEGV comes from the coding sequence ATGAACAAGCTAGTTATTTTTGATAATGAAAAAGACGCTTTACTAAACGAAACAATAGAAATGCTATTGCAAAAAAATAAACATGATAAAAATTTTAGAGAAAGACTGCAAAATGTTCTTTCTCATAAAGGCGTTTCGCCAGGGGAAACAATGAATCTTATTATTAGATTTGGGAGAAAGGAAGGACTTCAGAAAGAAGAAAAATATCTGCTGGCTTCAGGTATATACGAAGTAACTAAAGATGAAAAGATTAATCCAGTGAATTACTTCCCAGAAAGAATAATACAAGAAATTGAAACAACATGGGAAGGTTTCTCACAAAATAAAGATAATGAACTGAATTTCCCTATAACATTTGAGAATGTTACGAAAGTAGATGACAACAATTTTACGTTTTTACTTAAAAGAAGTGAGATAGCAAATATGTATGAAAATCATCTGCTACAATACAACCCTAGAACTCAGAGAACTAGCGAGACGAAAAATTTTGAGTTCTTAAGTGGTGAAATTCCTATCCCTGAACTAAACCAAAATGCGGTAGAACAGATTTCTCAAAAAGCTATGGATGGTACATTAATAAGTTCAACATTAATATTTAATGCAAGATTTGGTTCATCGTCTGAGGGTATCGAGATATCTTATGATCCAAATGAAAGAAGTTTGACGGTAATGACAGATACTCTGGTTGATGTAATTGATGGTTATCATCGTATTGTTGGCATTTCTAAAGCAGTAAGGTCTGGCAGCTTTGATGATAAATTCATGAAAGTGGATTTTTACAACGTAACTCAAAAAGTTGCTAGGCAGTTATTTGGGCAGCATAATACAATGACCCCAGTTAGACTATCGAAACTAAAAGAAATGAACGAAGAAAATCCTGTGAACAAAGTTGTTACTCATATTAGAGACAACAGTGTAATTGGTCAAAGAATAAGTTTAGATCATGATGTAATTACAACTCATTCAGATTATTTATATTCTTTAAATGAGGTAGCAAATGCAGTTGAGGCTACAAAATTTCCTAAACTGCTTAAAGATCAGATAGCTGTAAGAAAAATAGGAATTTTTTTGGTGGAATTTTTTGATGAAGTGACTGAGCTTTATTATGAAGAGTTTCTGGGTGACAAATTTGAGCAGGCGCAAAAAACAATTGTAATAAATAAAAATATATTAGTTGGATTGATGGAAATAGCATATTATATGTACACTTCTGGAATTAGTGCAAAAATGACGCAACAAATAATTATAAAAAAAGGATTTAACTTCAACAGAAATAATCCAGAATTATCGAAATACAAAGTCTTGAATAAAAAAAATGAAGTAACTCACAGTAAAAATCATATTTTAAAATATGTCAAAGACAAATTGAATAAAGTAGAAGGTGTATAG
- a CDS encoding tyrosine-type recombinase/integrase, producing MWYNKEFKETYLDTLSGDSQLKQASLLFNHSQKEEKIRDKDLFDFTTDEILNVLRAMYSTSLGSLETFLYTMVGYIDWSIANGVTKGANNLARLIKTNDLLTCIDSSLKLYITKNELEKMCAELINPQDRALLRLLFEGILGFEASEITSLKKSDIERAIKNNNMLTVRDTKFGERTVKVDTSTLKDCIEANAQMEYRPLNGKPGLRNPIVKLAANEYVIKTKQTNAIRQGQASRTVVSVTFRSFKEIFGLSFLRPIGIVKSGLLFEGYKLLLKGEELNRKALNKIYNDRQVNAHDLRQKITADRREFLNEETIKKYYADELKKEGKSL from the coding sequence TTGTGGTATAACAAGGAATTTAAGGAAACTTATTTAGATACATTAAGTGGTGACAGTCAGCTAAAGCAAGCCTCCCTTTTATTTAACCATTCACAAAAAGAAGAAAAAATAAGGGATAAAGACTTATTTGATTTCACAACGGATGAAATTTTAAATGTACTAAGGGCAATGTATTCAACTTCTCTTGGATCTTTGGAAACATTCTTATACACCATGGTAGGTTATATAGATTGGTCAATTGCAAACGGTGTTACCAAGGGCGCTAATAATTTAGCCAGGTTAATAAAAACCAATGATTTATTGACATGTATAGATTCATCATTAAAATTGTATATCACAAAAAATGAATTAGAGAAAATGTGTGCGGAATTAATTAATCCTCAAGATAGGGCATTATTGAGATTACTATTTGAAGGTATACTAGGATTTGAGGCGAGTGAAATAACAAGTCTAAAAAAAAGTGATATAGAAAGAGCCATAAAAAATAATAATATGTTAACTGTTCGTGATACGAAATTTGGTGAGAGAACTGTAAAGGTAGATACTTCGACCTTAAAAGACTGTATTGAAGCAAATGCACAAATGGAATACCGACCATTAAATGGGAAACCAGGGTTAAGAAATCCTATTGTAAAATTGGCCGCTAACGAATATGTAATTAAAACAAAACAGACCAATGCTATCAGGCAAGGACAAGCATCAAGAACTGTAGTGAGTGTTACTTTTAGAAGTTTCAAAGAAATCTTTGGTTTGTCGTTTTTAAGACCAATTGGAATAGTTAAGTCAGGTCTTTTATTTGAGGGCTATAAACTCTTGTTAAAAGGGGAAGAGTTAAATAGAAAAGCTCTTAATAAAATATATAATGACAGACAAGTCAATGCTCATGATTTACGTCAAAAAATTACTGCAGACAGGAGAGAATTTTTGAATGAGGAAACCATAAAAAAATATTACGCTGATGAATTAAAAAAAGAAGGCAAATCTTTATGA
- a CDS encoding AimR family lysis-lysogeny pheromone receptor, which produces MDIKKVLKTKCEEDPSLAAKLASLAGYSQTSGFYKFLNEQDRPLKSFNSLLKIVRFVFPQNESELIQRFVLNTDPRKQLARDGLEYAASNNLNEFTEELIKKLQSSTNAESKEWANVYKLQKKLLRNEIDEFETTEKLHSLKLKTKEMKLFSRIVLLHNRNLNTEFNRMDELNEQINKFDFSELCNEYIAGSYKSRVYAINSDAFLAQLRIDEARRLANLATELNISNRFAVFGNLHSGNSYIFSDYDTAKKYFLAALEASNNNEIYTKQVYRSLSFLENYWGKENKYLPLEKEHYSDKHEHAFYHIKNNQNKKAIEILNSIDLKKLKPGQKAFNYFYQGLISKDKRDFFKSVKFFKESGDKFFMQLPLIELKKMNVENEILEIFAM; this is translated from the coding sequence GTGGATATAAAGAAAGTATTAAAGACAAAATGTGAAGAAGATCCTTCATTAGCAGCAAAATTAGCTAGTTTGGCAGGATATTCACAAACATCAGGTTTTTATAAATTTTTAAATGAACAAGACAGACCTCTTAAGAGTTTTAACTCCTTATTAAAAATTGTTCGTTTTGTTTTTCCACAAAATGAAAGCGAATTAATACAAAGGTTTGTTTTAAATACAGATCCACGAAAGCAGTTAGCTAGAGATGGATTGGAGTACGCTGCATCTAATAATCTTAATGAATTTACCGAAGAACTAATTAAAAAATTGCAAAGCTCTACAAATGCAGAAAGTAAAGAATGGGCGAATGTCTATAAATTACAAAAAAAGTTACTACGCAACGAAATTGACGAGTTTGAAACAACAGAAAAGCTACACTCTCTAAAGCTTAAAACAAAGGAAATGAAACTTTTCAGCAGAATTGTGCTACTACATAACAGAAATTTAAACACTGAATTCAACCGAATGGATGAGCTTAATGAGCAAATAAACAAATTTGACTTTAGCGAATTATGCAATGAATATATTGCTGGTTCGTACAAAAGTAGGGTTTACGCAATTAATTCTGATGCTTTTTTAGCACAGCTAAGGATTGATGAGGCCAGAAGATTGGCAAATTTAGCTACAGAATTAAATATTTCAAATAGGTTTGCAGTCTTTGGCAACTTACACAGTGGGAATTCATATATTTTTAGTGATTATGATACTGCAAAAAAGTATTTTCTTGCAGCACTTGAGGCCAGTAATAATAATGAAATTTATACGAAACAAGTTTATCGCTCATTAAGCTTTTTAGAAAATTACTGGGGTAAAGAAAACAAGTATCTTCCTTTAGAAAAAGAACATTATTCAGATAAACATGAACATGCTTTTTACCATATAAAGAACAATCAAAACAAGAAAGCTATTGAGATATTAAACTCAATTGATTTGAAAAAACTGAAGCCTGGACAAAAAGCTTTTAATTATTTTTATCAAGGATTGATCAGCAAAGATAAAAGAGACTTCTTTAAATCTGTAAAGTTTTTCAAGGAGTCTGGAGACAAATTTTTTATGCAACTACCATTAATCGAACTCAAAAAAATGAATGTTGAAAATGAAATTTTGGAAATTTTCGCAATGTAG
- a CDS encoding tyrosine-type recombinase/integrase, which translates to MNSKAVPLKEYTVYNDIMTYLKKIDDEGSVGNTRHFTKVKRRHSMFETNTAVNYYGDIKQFFKFIKPEVGIEFLTPSDIEITSIDLINFRKYLKEEGLANTTINRKVISIKGLYKFLKSVSTYSSIIDLSQFGSTKKLKEISKSYGKTTQTEAERIAENMLLERENGLKKKLLTKFLIRTSFRIEYALTVKWMDIKKVDGELYKVEALNKGSYLVSTGLHENFLNELRQLKKQNCMENDLVFDGLTSRSYRESFNRALDRLGIPASRNLKPHSLKGVGIDIAYEESGNDIRIAMAQGNHKDPKTPLRYLTKNDNIENSAGILMDKEVDFSLIESASKRILSIFFEKPIRALCKNS; encoded by the coding sequence ATGAATTCGAAAGCAGTTCCATTAAAGGAATACACTGTATATAACGATATCATGACATATCTAAAAAAAATTGATGATGAGGGATCGGTAGGAAATACAAGACACTTTACAAAAGTAAAAAGAAGACACAGTATGTTTGAGACAAACACTGCAGTGAACTACTATGGGGATATTAAGCAATTCTTTAAATTCATTAAACCTGAAGTGGGTATAGAGTTTTTAACTCCGAGTGATATTGAAATAACCTCAATTGACTTAATAAATTTTAGAAAGTATCTGAAAGAAGAGGGCTTAGCGAATACAACTATTAATCGTAAAGTGATATCAATTAAAGGCTTATACAAGTTTCTTAAGTCGGTTAGTACTTATTCTTCTATAATTGATTTAAGTCAATTTGGATCAACAAAGAAGCTAAAAGAAATCTCTAAAAGCTATGGCAAAACCACACAAACTGAAGCAGAAAGAATTGCTGAAAACATGCTATTAGAGCGGGAAAATGGCTTAAAGAAGAAACTGCTCACTAAATTTCTAATTCGTACTTCGTTTAGAATTGAGTATGCACTTACTGTTAAATGGATGGACATCAAGAAAGTTGACGGCGAATTATATAAAGTAGAAGCCCTAAACAAGGGGTCGTATTTAGTTTCTACAGGGCTGCATGAAAACTTTTTAAATGAGCTAAGGCAATTAAAAAAACAAAATTGTATGGAGAATGATTTAGTGTTTGATGGATTGACATCAAGATCTTACAGAGAATCGTTTAACAGAGCTTTGGATAGATTAGGAATACCTGCATCAAGAAACCTTAAACCTCACTCTTTAAAGGGAGTTGGGATAGATATAGCATATGAAGAGTCTGGCAATGATATACGAATTGCTATGGCTCAGGGGAATCATAAAGATCCTAAGACTCCACTGAGATATTTAACTAAAAACGACAATATTGAAAATTCTGCGGGTATATTAATGGATAAAGAAGTAGATTTTTCATTAATTGAAAGTGCTTCAAAGAGGATTTTGTCAATTTTTTTCGAAAAACCGATAAGAGCACTATGCAAAAATTCCTAG
- a CDS encoding helix-turn-helix domain-containing protein → MKGLLDFKEKWHQDNWKLTHDILCFSNTLHDHDCYIIVGVSDSGEIKGLKEDEKKKQADIIDMLRNIKFADVRPEVFLQSFLIEGKSIDVLIILNSINVPYFLKERYKNVKEGFIYTRTGDSNTPINQNCSLSTIESLWKKRFGLDKTGLERFSQLLKDKDNWSTNDYGYYHAYIPEYAMKYRFSDSLRDSISEFYSYVMYNEDTSVEEIELEVNGTVLKEMELVTLDGGRYTTPSAEWGHINFSFNDVFDFKYFIVDDLRYNLHSFFVDEESEEGLIAYRNFMEVTLIFNDNIEKEDFINFVYHRETDFKKDLKYQLNQHFSTDNEIFRRRIATAKILKVMLEQFRKKK, encoded by the coding sequence ATGAAGGGATTATTGGATTTTAAAGAAAAGTGGCATCAAGATAATTGGAAATTAACTCATGACATTCTATGCTTTTCTAATACTCTTCATGATCACGATTGTTATATAATAGTGGGGGTTTCTGATTCTGGTGAAATCAAAGGATTAAAAGAAGATGAAAAGAAGAAACAAGCAGATATAATTGATATGCTTAGGAATATTAAATTTGCTGATGTCAGACCTGAAGTGTTTTTACAATCATTTTTAATAGAAGGAAAATCCATTGATGTATTAATTATTTTAAATTCAATAAATGTACCCTATTTCTTGAAGGAGCGGTACAAAAACGTTAAGGAAGGATTTATTTACACAAGAACTGGAGATAGTAATACCCCAATTAATCAAAATTGCTCATTATCAACCATCGAGTCATTATGGAAAAAAAGATTTGGACTCGACAAAACAGGATTAGAAAGGTTCAGTCAACTTTTGAAAGATAAGGATAATTGGTCTACCAATGATTATGGTTATTATCATGCTTACATTCCAGAGTATGCAATGAAGTACAGATTTTCAGATTCATTAAGAGATTCTATATCTGAGTTTTACTCTTATGTAATGTATAATGAGGACACTTCAGTTGAGGAAATCGAACTTGAAGTTAATGGCACAGTTCTGAAGGAGATGGAGTTGGTAACTTTAGATGGTGGAAGGTATACCACACCCTCAGCAGAATGGGGTCATATTAATTTCAGCTTCAATGATGTATTTGACTTTAAGTACTTTATTGTTGATGACCTAAGATATAATTTACATTCTTTCTTTGTTGATGAAGAAAGCGAAGAAGGACTGATAGCTTATAGAAATTTTATGGAAGTTACTCTAATATTTAATGACAATATTGAGAAAGAAGATTTTATAAATTTTGTTTATCATAGAGAGACTGATTTCAAGAAAGATCTAAAATATCAACTTAATCAACATTTTTCAACAGATAACGAAATATTCCGAAGAAGGATAGCAACAGCTAAAATATTGAAAGTAATGCTTGAACAATTCCGAAAGAAAAAATAG
- a CDS encoding helix-turn-helix domain-containing protein: protein MPNNLINIIEQSNKTIESVAAESGISVKRLSQIISNPEEARLIEMAKIAIVLNSTIEELM from the coding sequence GTGCCTAATAACTTAATTAATATTATAGAACAATCAAACAAAACTATTGAGAGTGTAGCTGCTGAATCAGGCATCTCAGTGAAAAGGCTAAGCCAAATCATCTCTAATCCTGAAGAGGCTAGGCTAATTGAAATGGCAAAGATAGCGATTGTTCTTAACTCAACAATTGAAGAATTAATGTGA